Proteins encoded within one genomic window of Pectobacterium araliae:
- the ribH gene encoding 6,7-dimethyl-8-ribityllumazine synthase: MNVIEGVVATPDARVAIAIARFNHFINDSLLEGALDALKRIGQVKDENITVVWVPGAYELPLTVRALTKSAKNGGYDAVIALGTVIRGGTAHFEFVAGECSSGLSSVAMDSEIPVAFGVLTTESIEQAIERAGTKAGNKGAEAALTALEMINVLKAIK, from the coding sequence ATGAACGTTATCGAAGGTGTTGTTGCTACTCCTGATGCCCGTGTGGCGATTGCGATTGCGCGTTTTAACCATTTTATTAACGACAGCCTGCTGGAAGGTGCGCTTGATGCATTGAAACGCATCGGTCAGGTTAAAGACGAAAACATCACCGTTGTGTGGGTGCCGGGTGCTTACGAACTGCCATTGACGGTTCGTGCGCTGACCAAAAGTGCGAAAAATGGCGGATATGATGCCGTGATTGCTCTGGGAACGGTCATCCGTGGTGGAACAGCGCATTTTGAATTTGTTGCTGGCGAATGTAGCTCTGGCTTGTCCTCCGTTGCGATGGACAGCGAAATCCCTGTCGCTTTCGGCGTTCTGACGACGGAAAGTATTGAACAGGCGATTGAGCGTGCTGGCACGAAGGCGGGGAACAAAGGTGCAGAAGCTGCCTTGACCGCGCTAGAAATGATTAATGTATTGAAAGCGATTAAGTAA
- the nusB gene encoding transcription antitermination factor NusB, producing MKPAARRRARECAVQALYSWQLSKNDVADVEHQFLSEQDVKDVDITYFRELLTGVATQAEKLDQLMAPFLSRQIEELGQVEKAILRLAMFELSKREDVPYKVAINEAIELAKTFGAEDSHKFVNGVLDKAAPSVRKGKK from the coding sequence GTGAAACCTGCTGCTCGTCGCCGCGCTCGTGAATGTGCGGTTCAAGCGCTTTACTCCTGGCAATTATCTAAAAATGATGTTGCCGATGTTGAACACCAATTCCTGAGTGAGCAGGATGTCAAAGATGTCGACATTACCTATTTCCGTGAATTGCTGACGGGTGTTGCCACTCAAGCTGAGAAGCTGGATCAATTGATGGCTCCTTTCCTGTCTCGCCAAATCGAGGAATTGGGACAGGTTGAAAAGGCGATCCTGCGTTTGGCGATGTTTGAGCTGAGCAAGCGCGAAGATGTTCCTTACAAGGTGGCGATTAACGAGGCCATCGAACTGGCTAAAACTTTCGGTGCCGAAGATAGCCATAAGTTTGTAAATGGCGTGCTGGACAAAGCGGCTCCGAGCGTACGGAAAGGCAAGAAGTAA